From Nocardioides sp. HDW12B, the proteins below share one genomic window:
- a CDS encoding SIS domain-containing protein: MAEWFDESRLDDGEALARADATLRSLAEAGSRVRREAVAAADAVDTAVALTRDDRPRAVIAAGPDSRLLRAVLEPACPVPFVAWPNPGLPGWTGPLDVVVVLAPDGGDAGSAGAVAEAVRRGCQVVVACPPDSLVAEHAVGRHTTVLPTTSRDQLATAVVMLQLLARVDLGPHADPEEVATALDDVAVSCSPHRDLAVNPAKMVAIALADATPLCWGGSVLAARAARRVSEAVRRASGRTTVAGDAEHLLPLVAAARPHDVFSDPFADDDDADPADRRPMLLVLDDGAEDPAVTEQRGRLTAEADERGVRVELLTCDTGSELARYASLLGQGRYAAAYLALGLGRLGR, from the coding sequence GTGGCTGAGTGGTTCGACGAGTCCCGGCTCGACGACGGCGAGGCGCTGGCCCGCGCCGACGCCACGCTGCGCTCGCTGGCCGAGGCGGGCAGCCGCGTCCGGCGCGAGGCGGTGGCCGCCGCGGACGCCGTGGACACCGCCGTGGCGCTCACCCGGGACGACCGTCCGCGCGCGGTCATCGCGGCCGGCCCCGACTCCCGCCTGCTGCGCGCGGTCCTCGAGCCCGCCTGCCCGGTGCCCTTCGTGGCCTGGCCGAACCCCGGCCTCCCCGGCTGGACGGGCCCCCTCGACGTCGTCGTGGTGCTGGCCCCCGACGGTGGCGACGCCGGCAGCGCCGGTGCCGTCGCGGAGGCCGTGCGCCGCGGCTGCCAGGTCGTGGTCGCCTGCCCGCCCGACTCGCTGGTCGCCGAGCACGCCGTCGGTCGGCACACGACCGTGCTCCCCACCACCTCGCGCGACCAGCTGGCCACCGCCGTGGTCATGCTGCAGCTGCTCGCCCGCGTCGACCTCGGCCCGCACGCCGACCCCGAGGAGGTCGCCACCGCCCTCGACGACGTGGCCGTCTCCTGCTCGCCCCACCGCGACCTGGCCGTCAACCCCGCCAAGATGGTCGCCATCGCGCTGGCCGACGCCACCCCGCTGTGCTGGGGCGGGTCGGTGCTGGCCGCCCGGGCCGCCCGCCGCGTCTCCGAGGCGGTACGCCGCGCCAGCGGTCGCACGACGGTGGCCGGTGACGCCGAGCACCTGCTGCCGCTCGTGGCCGCGGCACGCCCCCACGACGTCTTCTCCGACCCCTTCGCCGACGACGACGACGCCGACCCGGCGGACCGCCGCCCGATGCTGCTGGTGCTCGACGACGGCGCGGAGGACCCGGCCGTCACCGAGCAGCGCGGCCGCCTGACCGCCGAGGCCGACGAGCGGGGGGTCCGCGTCGAGCTCCTGACGTGCGACACCGGCAGCGAGCTGGCCCGCTACGCCTCGCTGCTCGGCCAGGGCCGGTACGCCGCGGCGTACCTGGCGCTCGGCCTGGGACGCCTCGGGCGCTGA
- a CDS encoding DUF808 domain-containing protein has protein sequence MSAGLFGLLDDVAALARLAAASVDDIGAAAGRASVKAAGVVVDDTAVTPQYVHGVTADREVPIIRRIATGSLRNKLLVILPAALLLSQFLPWAITPILMAGATFLCYEGAHKVWGALSGHGDAHADASGEPPSEDTVVSGAVRTDFILSAEIMVIALNEVSDEPFVSRALILVVVAIGITLLVYGVVALIVKMDDVGLHLAERSSAASRRIGLGLVRGMPKLLSVISVVGIAAMLWVGGHILLVGLDDLGWHAPYDAVHHVEEAVHDSAGSLGAVLGWLVNTAASAVVGLAVGAVVVAVLGLVQRARGGSTGGR, from the coding sequence GTGAGCGCCGGCCTCTTCGGACTCCTCGACGACGTCGCGGCGCTGGCCCGGCTGGCGGCGGCCTCGGTGGACGACATCGGCGCGGCCGCGGGCCGTGCGAGCGTCAAGGCCGCCGGCGTCGTGGTCGACGACACGGCGGTCACCCCGCAGTACGTCCACGGCGTCACCGCCGACCGCGAGGTGCCCATCATCCGGCGCATCGCGACGGGCTCGTTGCGCAACAAGCTGCTCGTCATCCTGCCGGCGGCCCTGCTGCTGAGCCAGTTCCTGCCGTGGGCGATCACCCCGATCCTGATGGCCGGCGCCACGTTCCTCTGCTACGAGGGCGCCCACAAGGTGTGGGGCGCGCTCAGCGGGCACGGCGACGCCCACGCCGACGCCTCGGGCGAGCCGCCGTCGGAGGACACGGTCGTCTCCGGCGCGGTCCGCACCGACTTCATCCTGTCGGCCGAGATCATGGTGATCGCGCTCAACGAGGTCTCCGACGAGCCGTTCGTGTCCCGCGCGCTGATCCTCGTGGTCGTCGCCATCGGCATCACCCTGCTGGTCTACGGCGTGGTCGCGCTGATCGTGAAGATGGACGACGTCGGCCTGCACCTCGCCGAGCGGTCCTCGGCGGCCTCGCGACGCATCGGTCTGGGCCTGGTGCGCGGGATGCCGAAGCTGCTGAGCGTCATCTCCGTCGTCGGCATCGCGGCGATGCTCTGGGTGGGCGGCCACATCCTGCTGGTCGGGCTCGACGACCTCGGCTGGCACGCGCCGTACGACGCGGTCCACCACGTCGAGGAGGCGGTCCACGACTCCGCGGGCAGCCTGGGGGCGGTGCTCGGCTGGCTGGTCAACACCGCAGCCTCGGCCGTGGTCGGTCTCGCGGTCGGTGCCGTCGTCGTGGCGGTGCTCGGGCTGGTGCAGCGTGCGCGCGGCGGGTCCACCGGGGGCAGGTAG
- the ahcY gene encoding adenosylhomocysteinase gives MDFKVADLSLADYGRTEITLAEHEMPGLMAMRERYGASQPLAGARIAGSLHMTIQTAVLIETLVDLGAEVRWASCNIFSTQDHAAAAVVVGRDGTPEDPRGVPVFAWKGESLEEYWWCTQQILDWSSQGADVLPNMILDDGGDATMLLHLGVEAEKNGVAPDPATAGSGEQRIVFEVLGAQLEKSATHWSPIANSVKGVTEETTTGVLRLYDMMRDGTLLFPAINVNDSVTKSKFDNKYGCRHSLIDGINRATDVLIGGKVAVVCGYGDVGKGCAESLRGQGARVIVTEIDPICALQAAMDGYQVATLDDVLPVADIVITATGNKDVVTVAQMQRMKFQAIVANIGHFDNEIDMAGLESFEGVVRKNVKPQVDVWSFPEGTSIIVLSEGRLMNLGNATGHPSFVMSNSFTNQVLAQIELFTKTEEYPTGVYVLPKHLDEEVARLHLGSLGVRLTELTESQAAYLGVDKAGPYKSDQYRY, from the coding sequence ATGGACTTCAAGGTCGCCGACCTGTCCCTGGCCGACTACGGCCGGACCGAGATCACCCTCGCCGAGCACGAGATGCCCGGCCTCATGGCGATGCGCGAGCGCTACGGCGCCTCGCAGCCCCTCGCGGGCGCCCGCATCGCCGGCTCCCTGCACATGACCATCCAGACCGCCGTGCTCATCGAGACCCTCGTGGACCTCGGCGCGGAGGTCCGCTGGGCCTCCTGCAACATCTTCTCGACCCAGGACCACGCGGCCGCCGCCGTCGTGGTGGGCCGCGACGGCACGCCGGAGGACCCCCGCGGCGTCCCGGTCTTCGCCTGGAAGGGCGAGAGCCTGGAGGAGTACTGGTGGTGCACCCAGCAGATCCTCGACTGGTCCTCGCAGGGCGCCGACGTCCTGCCGAACATGATCCTCGACGACGGCGGTGACGCCACCATGCTGCTGCACCTCGGCGTCGAGGCCGAGAAGAACGGCGTCGCCCCCGACCCCGCCACCGCCGGCAGCGGCGAGCAGCGGATCGTCTTCGAGGTGCTCGGTGCGCAGCTCGAGAAGAGCGCCACGCACTGGAGCCCGATCGCGAACTCGGTCAAGGGCGTCACCGAGGAGACCACCACCGGTGTCCTCCGCCTCTACGACATGATGCGCGACGGCACGCTGCTGTTCCCGGCCATCAACGTCAACGACTCGGTGACCAAGAGCAAGTTCGACAACAAGTACGGCTGCCGCCACTCGCTCATCGACGGCATCAACCGTGCGACCGACGTCCTCATCGGCGGCAAGGTCGCCGTGGTCTGCGGCTACGGCGACGTCGGCAAGGGCTGCGCGGAGTCGCTGCGCGGCCAGGGAGCCCGCGTCATCGTGACCGAGATCGACCCGATCTGCGCGCTGCAGGCGGCCATGGACGGCTACCAGGTCGCCACCCTCGACGACGTGCTGCCGGTGGCCGACATCGTCATCACCGCGACGGGCAACAAGGACGTCGTCACCGTCGCGCAGATGCAGCGGATGAAGTTCCAGGCGATCGTGGCCAACATCGGCCACTTCGACAACGAGATCGACATGGCCGGGCTGGAGTCCTTCGAGGGCGTCGTCCGCAAGAACGTCAAGCCGCAGGTCGACGTGTGGTCCTTCCCCGAGGGCACCAGCATCATCGTGCTGTCGGAGGGGCGCCTGATGAACCTCGGCAACGCGACCGGCCACCCGTCGTTCGTGATGTCGAACTCCTTCACCAACCAGGTGCTGGCCCAGATCGAGCTCTTCACCAAGACCGAGGAGTACCCGACCGGCGTCTACGTGCTGCCCAAGCACCTCGACGAGGAGGTCGCGCGCCTGCACCTCGGCTCGCTCGGCGTCCGGCTGACGGAGCTCACCGAGTCCCAGGCGGCGTACCTCGGCGTCGACAAGGCCGGTCCGTACAAGTCCGACCAGTACCGGTACTGA
- the mtrA gene encoding MtrAB system response regulator MtrA, translating to MAVESGATARAKVLVVDDDAALAEMLTIVLRNEGFEPQVCAHGGEALAAFQGFRPDLVLLDLMLPGRDGIDVCKDIRAESGVPIVMLTARGDTLDVVEGLESGADDYVVKPFKPKELVARIRARVRTFEAAPPEQLAIGDLSIDVAGHRVTRGEEVIALTPLEFDLLVCLARKPWQVFTREVLLEQVWGYRHAADTRLVNVHVQRLRSKVERDPENPEIVVTVRGVGYKAG from the coding sequence ATGGCGGTGGAGTCCGGGGCGACGGCACGGGCCAAGGTGCTCGTCGTCGACGACGACGCCGCCCTGGCGGAGATGCTCACCATCGTGCTGCGCAACGAGGGGTTCGAGCCCCAGGTGTGCGCGCACGGTGGTGAGGCGCTGGCGGCCTTCCAGGGCTTCCGGCCCGACCTGGTGCTGCTCGACCTGATGCTGCCCGGTCGTGACGGCATCGACGTCTGCAAGGACATCCGCGCCGAGTCGGGGGTGCCGATCGTGATGCTCACCGCACGCGGCGACACCCTCGACGTGGTGGAGGGACTGGAGTCGGGGGCCGACGACTACGTCGTCAAGCCCTTCAAGCCCAAGGAGCTGGTGGCGCGCATCCGCGCCCGGGTGCGCACCTTCGAGGCGGCACCGCCCGAGCAGCTCGCCATCGGCGACCTCTCCATCGACGTCGCCGGCCACCGCGTCACCCGCGGCGAGGAGGTCATCGCCCTCACGCCGCTGGAGTTCGACCTCCTGGTGTGCCTGGCCCGCAAGCCCTGGCAGGTGTTCACCCGCGAGGTGCTGCTCGAGCAGGTGTGGGGCTACCGGCACGCGGCCGACACCCGCCTGGTCAACGTGCACGTCCAGCGTCTGCGCTCCAAGGTCGAGCGCGACCCGGAGAACCCCGAGATCGTGGTGACCGTCCGGGGCGTCGGCTACAAGGCCGGCTGA
- the mtrB gene encoding MtrAB system histidine kinase MtrB, with translation MAAARRVRGVAARPLRAVGTLWRRSIQARVVLSTVVLSAVVVSLVGWTLLQQVTDGLVQERVKEAVAESGRATEDLQVSLSAATPDFEASAQLASLMSTEISRGAVRGYDVVLVGPLSVDADGRAYGGGQRFTPGLDLTSLPDDLTERVGAPQENSQLWTFTRLRYDGSDGRAARPDVPGVAVGTRLVLPADGDTYALYHLFPMSAEQRTIDLVERAILTSGVLLLILVAALTWLVTRQVVTPVRLARRTAERLSSGRLEQRMLVKGDDDIARLATSFNHMASSLQKQIRKLEDMSAAQRRFVSDVSHELRTPLTTVRMASDVLHDARDRFDPVTARSAELLQNELDRFETLLADLLEISRFDAGAAALEVEDVNLLDVAHRVVGSLAPLAAQRDVRIVVRPQGGPCVVEADTRRLERIVRNLVTNAIDYADSSDVVVLVAADAEGSALAVRDYGVGLRPGDEVRVFNRFWRADPSRVRRSGGTGLGLSISQEDARLHGGWLEAWGAPGAGSQFRLSLPRRAGGTLAASALPLVPADAGLVPARSGRVSTP, from the coding sequence GTGGCGGCGGCCCGGCGCGTGCGGGGCGTGGCGGCCCGGCCGCTGCGCGCCGTCGGCACGCTGTGGCGCCGCTCGATCCAGGCGCGCGTCGTGCTCAGCACCGTCGTGCTGTCGGCGGTCGTCGTCTCGCTGGTGGGCTGGACGCTGCTGCAGCAGGTCACCGACGGTCTCGTGCAGGAGCGCGTCAAGGAGGCCGTCGCCGAGTCCGGACGCGCCACCGAGGACCTCCAGGTCAGCCTGAGCGCCGCGACCCCGGACTTCGAGGCCAGCGCCCAGCTGGCCTCGCTGATGTCCACCGAGATCTCCCGCGGCGCGGTGCGCGGCTACGACGTCGTGCTGGTCGGGCCCCTGTCGGTCGACGCCGACGGGCGGGCCTACGGCGGCGGCCAGCGGTTCACCCCCGGCCTCGACCTCACCAGCCTGCCCGACGACCTGACCGAGCGGGTGGGGGCGCCGCAGGAGAACTCCCAGCTGTGGACCTTCACCCGGCTGCGGTACGACGGAAGCGACGGGCGGGCGGCCCGCCCCGACGTCCCGGGCGTGGCCGTGGGCACCCGGCTCGTGCTGCCCGCCGACGGCGACACCTACGCGCTCTACCACCTCTTCCCGATGTCGGCCGAGCAGCGCACGATCGACCTCGTCGAGCGGGCCATCCTCACCAGCGGGGTGCTCCTGCTCATCCTCGTCGCCGCCCTCACCTGGCTGGTGACGCGGCAGGTGGTGACCCCCGTCCGGCTCGCGCGGCGTACGGCCGAGCGGCTCTCCTCCGGGCGTCTGGAGCAGCGGATGCTCGTCAAGGGCGACGACGACATCGCGCGGCTGGCGACGTCGTTCAACCACATGGCCTCCAGCCTGCAGAAGCAGATCCGCAAGCTGGAGGACATGTCGGCGGCGCAGCGGCGCTTCGTCTCCGACGTCTCCCACGAGCTGCGCACCCCGCTCACCACGGTGCGGATGGCCAGCGACGTGCTTCACGACGCGCGTGACCGCTTCGACCCGGTCACCGCGCGCTCGGCCGAGCTGCTGCAGAACGAGCTCGACCGCTTCGAGACCCTGCTCGCGGACCTGCTCGAGATCAGCCGGTTCGACGCCGGGGCGGCGGCCCTGGAGGTCGAGGACGTGAACCTCCTCGACGTCGCCCACCGCGTGGTGGGCTCCCTGGCACCGCTCGCCGCCCAGCGCGACGTGCGCATCGTGGTGCGTCCGCAGGGCGGGCCCTGCGTGGTGGAGGCCGACACCCGGAGGCTGGAGCGCATCGTGCGCAACCTCGTCACCAACGCCATCGACTACGCCGACTCCTCCGACGTGGTGGTGCTCGTCGCCGCCGACGCGGAGGGCAGCGCGCTGGCCGTCCGCGACTACGGCGTCGGTCTGCGACCCGGCGACGAGGTGCGGGTGTTCAACCGCTTCTGGCGCGCCGACCCCTCACGCGTGCGGCGCTCGGGCGGCACCGGGCTCGGGCTGTCGATCTCGCAGGAGGACGCCCGCCTGCACGGCGGCTGGCTCGAGGCGTGGGGCGCGCCGGGTGCCGGCTCGCAGTTCCGCCTCTCGCTGCCGCGCCGTGCCGGTGGCACCCTGGCCGCCAGCGCCCTGCCGCTGGTGCCGGCGGACGCCGGGCTGGTCCCGGCCCGGTCGGGGCGGGTGAGCACCCCGTGA